Proteins from a genomic interval of Medicago truncatula cultivar Jemalong A17 chromosome 3, MtrunA17r5.0-ANR, whole genome shotgun sequence:
- the LOC11436557 gene encoding thymidine kinase a codes for MASSLGVGSSHSHSSSGEIHLFVGPMFAGKTTSLLRRIKSEVDNGRNVAMLKSSKDNRYAVDSVVTHDGIKFPCWALPDLMLFKDKYGHEAYQKLDVIGIDEAQFFEDLYDFCCKAADEDGKIVVVAGLDGDYMRRSFGSVLHIIPIADTVTKLTARCELCGKRAFFTLRKTGEKQTELIGGADLYMPVCRHHYVNGQVVVEAAMKSVFGSQKVGCGSLIETAPVV; via the exons atggcTTCTTCCTTGGGTGTTGGCTCTTCTCACTCTCACTCATCATCCGGCGAGATCCATCTCTTTGTGGGTCCCATGTTCGCTGGCAAAACGACATCACTTCTTCGTCGTATTAAGTCCGAGGTTGATAACGGCAG GAATGTGGCGATGTTAAAATCGAGCAAAGATAATAGATATGCAGTTGACTCTGTTGTGACCCATGATGGGATTAAATTTCCCTGTTGGGCATTGCCAGATTTGATGTTGTTCAAAGATAAATACGGACACGAAGCCTATCAAAAG TTGGATGTTATTGGTATAGACGAGGCTCAGTTTTTTGAGGACTTATATGACTTTTGCTGCAAGGCTGCTGATGAAGATggtaaaattgttgttgttgcaggCCTGGATGGTGATTACATGAG GAGGAGCTTTGGCTCAGTGCTTCACATAATACCAATTGCTGATACTGTAACTAAGTTAACAGCTCGTTGTGAACTATGCGGTAAACGCGCCTTCTTTACCTTGAGGAAGACGGGAGAGAAACAAACTGAACTAATTGGTGGGGCTGATTTATACATGCCTGTTTGCCGCCATCACTATGTGAATGGTCAAGTTGTTGTAGAAGCTGCCATGAAGAGTGTCTTCGGATCTCAAAAAGTTGGATGTGGTTCCCTTATTGAGACAGCCCCAGttgtttaa